In Elaeis guineensis isolate ETL-2024a chromosome 1, EG11, whole genome shotgun sequence, a genomic segment contains:
- the LOC105039325 gene encoding uncharacterized protein produces MVILQFESCLNEILVLLNHAQSTVEPAPLDFKIESNVAAPPCLRHPSNHTLPCHDLSNSTQPRHPADAGLRELPAFGLGTAGKEDGNPIIVAPPWGNSRPHRTAPHRTAPLRSATRREKGSTKKGLSFLMANEEAEARLSDPPPSHPAPTDDGPARSQIPNTSSYESSPDAAFQMFTMTDPALIPGMVLLQNTENNDHGPGIYAVPVHPFMGPMIEFPPNTLIPLKYNIPTRENSGAAAEQQGQVRQQQGPQRQVVVRRFHFAFHLDLVLIIKLAAVVFLLNPDGSRQRLFLLMFFASLVYLYQTGALNPVIRWIRRAGAPPQPRPPVQPDNGPPVARDDGNNPQPGENPAAENQNQNQNVDQPMENQDPPAANENQREPEAGNGFNWWGIVKEIQLFVVGFVASLLPGYHNND; encoded by the exons ATGGTAATCTTGCAATTTGAGTCATGCCTAAATGAAATTTTAGTGTTGTTAAACCATGCACAAAGCACAGTGGAGCCAGCGCCGCTGGATTTCAAAATAGAGAGTAATGTTGCGGCACCACCATGTTTGCGCCATCCTTCCAATCATACTCTGCCGTGTCATGATCTTTCCAATAGCACGCAGCCACGTCATCCCGCAGACGCAGGGCTTAGAGAGCTGCCTGCGTTTGGGTTGGGAACCGCTGGAAAGGAAGATGGAAACCCTATTATTGTTGCTCCTCCCTGGGGGAATAGCAGACCGCACCGCACCGCACCGCACCGCACCGCTCCGCTCCGCTCCGCTACCCGGCGAGAGAAAGGTTCGACAAAGAAAGGTCTTTCGTTTCTCATGGCGAACGAAGAAGCCGAAGCCCGTCTCTCCGACCCCCCTCCGTCGCATCCCGCGCCGACCGATGACGGTCCCGCGAGATCTCAG ATACCAAATACATCCAGTTACGAAAGCTCTCCAGATGCTGCTTTCCAGATGTTTACCATGACAGATCCTGCCCTCATACCAGGAATGGTTCTTCTTCAGAATACAGAAAATAACGATCATGGTCCAGGGATCTATGCTGTTCCGGTTCATCCATTCATGGGACCGATGATTGAGTTTCCTCCCAACACTCTTATTCCACTTAAGTATAATATTCCCAC GAGGGAAAATTCTGGAGCGGCTGCTGAGCAGCAGGGGCAAGTTAGGCAGCAACAAGGACCTCAGAGACAAGTAGTTGTGAGGAGATTTCACTTTGCATTTCATCTTGACTTGGTTCTCATCATTAAGTTAGCTGCAGTAGTTTTTCTGCTAAACCCGGATGGATCAAGACAGAGGCTCTTTCTTCTCATGTTCTTTGCTTCACTTGTGTATCT GTATCAGACTGGAGCCCTTAACCCTGTTATAAGATGGATTAGACGTGCAGGAGCTCCTCCCCAACCCCGGCCCCCTGTCCAGCCAGATAATGGCCCTCCAGTTGCTCGGGATGATGGGAATAATCCTCAGCCTG GGGAAAATCCTGCAGCTGAGAATCAGAACCAAAACCAGAATGTGGATCAGCCTATGGAAAACCAGGACCCACCAGCAGCAAATGAGAACCAGAGAGAACCAGAGGCTGGGAATGGTTTCAATTGGTGGGGAATTGTGAAAGAGATCCAGCTGTTTGTTGTTGGTTTTGTTGCTTCTCTTCTTCCAGGATATCATAACAATGATTAG